AGTTGAACAGGGTCGATGGTCGTTTTCAGGCAAGAGACCAACATCGTCCTTTTGGATGTATCTGCTGCCGGTGCCGAAATCTAAATTGGCAGTCATGGATACGAACAACGACTTTCAAAACAAGGTGGTGCTGGTCACCGGCGGCACCAAGGGCATAGGCAAGGCCATTGCGCAGGGATTTCTCGCCGCAGGCGCCACGGTGGTGGTCTGCGGGCGCCAGCAACCCGAAGCGCTGCCCGGTGCTGGCGGTCGCCGCGCGGACTTCATGGCCTGCGATGTGCGCGAGGCCCAGGCCGTCAAGGACATGGTCGATGAGGTGCAGCGCCGCCATGGTCGCCTGGACGTTCTGGTCAACAACGCGGGCGGCGCTCCCCATGTGGATGCGGCCACGGTATCGCCGCGCTTTCATGAAAGCGTGCTGCGCCTGAATCTCTTTTCGACCCTGCACGCCTCTCAGGCCGCGAATGCCGTGATGCAGCAGCAGGACGGTGGCGGCGTGATTGTCTGCATCGGCAGCATCAGCGCGCTGCGCCCTTCGCCCGGTACGGCGGCCTACGGCGCAGCCAAGGCTGCGGTGCTGAGCCTGGTCAGCTCTCTGGCGGTGGAGTGGGCACCCAAGGTGCGGGTGGTGGCCGTCAGCCCCGGGCTGGTGCGTACCGAGCAGTCGCATCTGCACTTCGGGGACGAGGCCGGTATCGCCTCGGTCGCGCAGACCATTCCTGCGGGCCGCCTGGCCGAACCCGAGGACATTGCCAACGCCTGCCTGTATGTGGCCTCGCAGAGCGCTTCCTACATGAGCGGCACCAATCTGCTGCTGCACGGCGGCGGCGAGCGCCCCGCATTCCTGAGTGCCTCGAACTCGGAATCCGTACCGCAGAAACACTGAATTTCAAAGGAGACAATCTTGACCGATCAAGACTGGATGGCAGAAGTCCGCAGCTATGTGGGCAAGCAATACGGGCGTGTCTATGCCTGGGACAAGGTCAACAGCCCCATGATTCGTCAGTGGTGCGAGCTGATGGGCGTGGCCGTCAAGACCGACAGGGAGGGCAAGACCGTTGCGCCTCCTGCCATGCTGCAGGTCTGGTGCATGGAAGGGCCGGTGCAGAACAACTACCCGCCCGGCTCCACGACCGAGAATCCCTATGAAGTTCTGAAGCTGATCGAGGCACAGGGCTTCCCTTCCACCGTGGCGGTGAACTCGGAGCTGAGCTTCGAGCGCGATGTGCTCGAGGGCGAGGATCTGTACTACACGACACGCCTGGAAGCCATCAGCGAAGAGAAGACCACGGCCCTGGGAACAGGCTACTTCGTGACGCAGATCATGGAGTATTTCTCGATCAAGGCCCTGGGCGGCGAAGACGAGAAGGTCGGCCAGCTGATGTTCCGCGTCTTCAAGTTCCGACCCGCCAATGTGCAAAAGGCCGAACCTGCGCCGACGGCGGCCGCGAAGATCAAGCGACCCGCTCCCGGTGTCAGCGATGACAACCGCTTTTTCTGGGAAGGACTCAAGGAAGGAAAGCTCCTGATTCAGCGCTGCAAAAGCTGCGGCGATCTGCACCACCCACCAGGTCCCGTCTGCCCCCAATGCCATTCCTTCGACTGGGACACGGTCGAGGCCAGTGGCCAGGGCACGGTGTACTCCTTCGTGGTCATGCACTACCCCGAAGTTCCGCCTTTCGACCACCCCAACCCCATCGGCCTGGTGGAGCTGCAGGAGGGCGTGCGCGTGATCGCCCAACTGGTCGGCGTCAAGCCCGGCGAGGTGCAGATCGGCCAGAAGGTGCAGGTGGAGTTCAACACCTTTGATGGTGATCTGACTCTGGCCCAGTTCCGCCCCGTGGCCTGATGCGAGGAGGCCGTCATGGATTTTCAACTCAGTGAAGACCAGCGTGCGTTTGCCGACATGGCGCAAAGCCTGTTCGCCGACTATTGCACGGACGACAAGCTGCGTGAGCACGATGCCTCGGGTCAGCCCTTTATGCAGGAGCTGTGGCAGCAGTGCGTGGCTGCAGGCCTGCACAGCATTCTGGTGCCGGAAGCCGCAGGGGGGGCTGGGTCTGGGCATGAGCGAGATGCTGGCCGTGCTGGAGCAGCAGGGCCGTGCGCTGGCGCAGGTGCCGCTGTGGCAGCAGCAGGTCGCCGCCGCCGCAGTTGTCAGGTTTGCCGAAGGGCAGGACGCAGTCGTTCAGTCAGCCATGCAGGGCGAGCTGCTGGCTTTGTCGCTGCAGGCTGCCGTGGCCACACGCGGGCCGGCGCTTCAGTTGCAGGGTGACCGACTCAAAGGCCAGCTGCAAGCCGTGCCGTTGGGCGAGCAGGCCCAGATGGCTCTGGTGGCGGCGGCGGCGGGCGACGAGATCAGGCTGGTGCTGGTGAGCTTGCAGGCCGATGGCGTCAGTCGCGTGGCTGGCATGCGCGAGGACTATTGCGCGGTGGCAGACATCAGCTTCCGCAACACACCGGTGCTGGCCGTGCTGGGCGGTCGCGCGCTGGACTGGGTTCATGAGGCGGCCATCGCCTGCCTGGCCAGTCTGCAGCAGGGCGTGACGCAGGAGCAGCTGCGTCGCACGGTCGAGTATGTGAGCGAGCGCAAGCAGTTCGACCGACCCATAGGCAGCTTCCAGCTGGTCCAGGGTCAGATGGCCGACGGCTACATCCTCATGCAGGCCCAGCGCAGCGCGCTGAGCCAGCTGGTCTGGCGTCTGGATGCCGGCCTGCCCTGCGTGCCTCAGGCCCATGCGGTGCGTGCCCAGTCCAACGAGCTGGGCCTGAAGGTGGGCCGCGTTGCACAGCATGTGCATGGTGGCATGGGTGTGGACGTGACCTATCACATCCACCGATTCATGTTCTGGTGCCGTGCGCTGGCTGCCGAGCTCGGCAGTGCCGAACAGCACCTGGAAGCGCTGGG
This DNA window, taken from Comamonas testosteroni TK102, encodes the following:
- a CDS encoding Zn-ribbon domain-containing OB-fold protein; translated protein: MTDQDWMAEVRSYVGKQYGRVYAWDKVNSPMIRQWCELMGVAVKTDREGKTVAPPAMLQVWCMEGPVQNNYPPGSTTENPYEVLKLIEAQGFPSTVAVNSELSFERDVLEGEDLYYTTRLEAISEEKTTALGTGYFVTQIMEYFSIKALGGEDEKVGQLMFRVFKFRPANVQKAEPAPTAAAKIKRPAPGVSDDNRFFWEGLKEGKLLIQRCKSCGDLHHPPGPVCPQCHSFDWDTVEASGQGTVYSFVVMHYPEVPPFDHPNPIGLVELQEGVRVIAQLVGVKPGEVQIGQKVQVEFNTFDGDLTLAQFRPVA
- a CDS encoding acyl-CoA dehydrogenase family protein; the encoded protein is MSEMLAVLEQQGRALAQVPLWQQQVAAAAVVRFAEGQDAVVQSAMQGELLALSLQAAVATRGPALQLQGDRLKGQLQAVPLGEQAQMALVAAAAGDEIRLVLVSLQADGVSRVAGMREDYCAVADISFRNTPVLAVLGGRALDWVHEAAIACLASLQQGVTQEQLRRTVEYVSERKQFDRPIGSFQLVQGQMADGYILMQAQRSALSQLVWRLDAGLPCVPQAHAVRAQSNELGLKVGRVAQHVHGGMGVDVTYHIHRFMFWCRALAAELGSAEQHLEALGQWLADNDTLGWKYDLPEDR
- a CDS encoding SDR family oxidoreductase, with product MDTNNDFQNKVVLVTGGTKGIGKAIAQGFLAAGATVVVCGRQQPEALPGAGGRRADFMACDVREAQAVKDMVDEVQRRHGRLDVLVNNAGGAPHVDAATVSPRFHESVLRLNLFSTLHASQAANAVMQQQDGGGVIVCIGSISALRPSPGTAAYGAAKAAVLSLVSSLAVEWAPKVRVVAVSPGLVRTEQSHLHFGDEAGIASVAQTIPAGRLAEPEDIANACLYVASQSASYMSGTNLLLHGGGERPAFLSASNSESVPQKH